Proteins found in one Candidatus Methylomirabilota bacterium genomic segment:
- a CDS encoding VOC family protein, whose amino-acid sequence MTLFNDLACVSIAVRSISEALPAYTEGLGLTVGSEIQTSPRGFGLRWIELGDGRKNFLELLEPSGSGSLIEKFLARPGRSSVYQVRLSVKDLDLTLSTLQARGVRVIRGPKVPGHPRLGWIHPASTHGVLFELLEAD is encoded by the coding sequence ATGACGCTGTTCAACGACCTGGCGTGCGTGTCGATCGCAGTGAGGAGCATCAGCGAGGCGCTGCCGGCGTACACGGAAGGGCTCGGGCTGACCGTGGGCAGCGAAATCCAGACGTCGCCGCGCGGGTTCGGGTTGCGATGGATCGAACTCGGGGACGGGCGCAAGAACTTCCTGGAGCTCCTCGAGCCGAGCGGCAGCGGAAGCCTCATCGAGAAGTTCCTCGCTCGACCGGGGCGGTCGAGCGTCTATCAGGTGAGGCTGTCCGTGAAGGATCTCGACCTGACCCTCTCGACGCTCCAGGCGAGAGGCGTGCGCGTGATTCGGGGACCGAAGGTGCCCGGCCACCCGAGACTCGGATGGATCCACCCGGCCTCGACCCACGGGGTGCTTTTCGAGCTGCTCGAAGCCGACTGA